A section of the Nymphaea colorata mitochondrion, complete genome genome encodes:
- the rps10 gene encoding ribosomal protein S10: MTTKICIVIRSFEKKFLENPFGGLPRDTRKIGLPESRVKYTVLRSPHIDKKSREQFEMERKKQLLVIKTETHELRKKFFWLKRQRIFGAQYEILFFCKTRLDKGKPLMTL; this comes from the exons ATGACAACCAAGATACGCATAGTGATTCGATCTTTTGAGAAGAAATTCTTGGAAAACCCTTTTGGGGGGCTTCCGCGTGACACACGAAAGATTGGATTGCCTGAATCACGAGTCAAATATACTGTGTTACGATCACCTCATATTGATAAAAAGTCCAGAGAACAATTTGAAATGGAAAGAAAGAAACAATTGCTGGTCATCAAAACAGAAACGCATGAATTGCGCAAGAAGTTCTTTCGGTTAAAACGCC AGCGTATATTTGGAGCTCAATATGAAATCCTCTTTTCTTGCAAGACCCGTTCGGATAAGGGCAAACCCCTGATGACGCTTTGA
- the rpl5 gene encoding ribosomal protein L5 has protein sequence MFPLHFHYEDVLRQDLLLKPNHANVMEVPGLCEIRVVSKPFAPSSFGSQNGKLAMEISCGQRFVQTQRSSTGKSFRSNPFLGSDKERVTVNDLARQSTLRGHFQSNFLVRILTVMSLLSSPVEIRENSIQLSMETFFCEFSPELEDHFEIFEHIRGFHVTIVTSANTQDETLLLWSGFFQKEEGDVR, from the coding sequence ATGTTTCCACTCCATTTTCATTACGAAGATGTATCACGTCAGGATCCGTTGCTCAAACCGAATCACGCCAACGTTATGGAAGTTCCTGGATCGTGTGAAATCAGAGTTGTTCCAAAGCCATTTGCACCCTCTTCTTTCGGAAGCCAAAATGGAAAATTGGCTATGGAGATTTCGCGCGGTCAGAGATTCGTACAGACACAAAGGAGTTCGACAGGAAAGTCGTTTCGATCCAATCCATTCTTGGGGTCCGATAAAGAAAGAGTCACTGTCAATGACCTAGCACGACAAAGCACTCTCCGAGGGCATTTTCAGTCTAATTTTTCGGTCAGAATCTCAACAGTAATGTCTCTGTTATCTTCTCCGGTCGAAATACGGGAAAACCCCATTCAATTATCGATGGAAACTTTTTTTTGCGAATTCTCCCCGGAACTGGAAGATCATTTCGAGATCTTCGAGCATATTCGAGGGTTCCATGTTACTATTGTAACTTCGGCCAACACACAAGATGAGACTTTACCACCGTGGAGCGGCTTTTTTCAAAAGGAAGAGGGGGATGTCAGATAG
- the rps14 gene encoding ribosomal protein S14: MSEKRNIRDHKRRLLATKYELRRKLYKAFCQDPDLPSDMRDKHRYKLSKLPRNSSFARVRNRCIFTGRPRFVYQFFRISRIVFCGLASRGSLMGIKKSSW, encoded by the coding sequence ATGTCGGAGAAGCGAAATATACGAGATCACAAACGTAGATTGCTTGCGACTAAATATGAATTGAGACGAAAGCTTTATAAAGCCTTTTGTCAAGATCCCGATCTTCCTAGTGATATGCGGGACAAACATCGTTATAAGTTGTCCAAGTTGCCAAGAAATAGTTCCTTTGCACGAGTCAGAAACCGATGTATTTCCACTGGTCGCCCTCGTTCCGTATATCAGTTCTTTCGCATTTCTCGTATCGTTTTTCGTGGATTAGCATCTCGAGGTTCTTTGATGGGCATAAAGAAATCGTCTTGGTAG
- the cob gene encoding apocytochrome b gives MTIRKQRFSLLKQPISSTLNQHLIDYPTPSNLSYFWGFGSLAGICLVIQIVTGVFLAMHYTPHVDLAFNSVEHVMRDVEGGWLLRYMHANGASMFFIVVYLHLFRGLYYASYSSPREFVWCLGVVIFLLMIVTAFIGYVLPWGQMSFWGVTVITSLASAIPVVGDTIVTWLWGGFSVDNATLNRFFSLHYLLPFLLVGASLLHLAALHQYGSNNPLGIHSEMDKIAFYPYFYVKDLVGWVAFAIFFSIWIFYAPNVLGHPDNYIPANPMSTPPHIVPEWYFLPIYAILRSIPDKAGGVAAIALVFISLLALPFVKGMYVRSSSFRPIYQGIFWLLLADCLLLGWIGCQPVEAPFVTIGQISSVVFFLFFAITPILGRVGRGIPNSYTDLTDRT, from the coding sequence ATGACTATAAGGAAGCAACGATTCTCTCTTCTGAAACAACCTATATCCTCCACACTTAACCAGCATTTGATAGATTATCCAACCCCGAGCAATCTGAGTTATTTTTGGGGGTTCGGTCCGTTAGCAGGTATTTGTTTAGTTATTCAGATAGTGACTGGCGTTTTTTTAGCTATGCATTACACACCTCATGTGGATCTAGCTTTCAACAGCGTAGAACACGTTATGAGAGATGTGGAAGGGGGCTGGTTGCTCCGTTATATGCATGCTAATGGGGCAAGTATGTTTCTCATTGTGGTTCACCTTCATCTTTTTCGTGGTCTATATCATGCGAGTTATAGCAGTCCTAGGGAATTTGTTCGGTGTCTCGGAGTTGTCATCTTCCTCTTAATGATTGTGACAGCTTCTACAGGATACGTACCACCTTGGGGTCAGATGAGCTTTTGGGGAGCTACAGTAATTACAAGCTTAGCTAGCGCCATACCTGTAGTAGGAGATACCATAGTGACTTGGCTTTGGGGTGGTTTCTCCGTGGACAATGCCACCTTAAATCGTTTTTTTAGTCTCCATCATTTACTCCCCTTTCTTTTAGTAGGCGCCAGTCTTCTTCATCTGGCCGCATTGCATCAATATGGATCAAATAATCCATTGGGTATACATTCAGAGATGGATAAAATTGCTCCTTACCCTTATTTTTATGTAAAGGATCTAGTAGGTCGGGTAGCTTCTGCCATCTTTTTTTCCATTTGGATTTTTTATGCTCCTAATGTTTTGGGGCATCCCGACAATTATATACCTGCTAATCCGATGCCCACCCCGCCTCATATTGTGCCGGAATGGTATTTCCTACCGATCTATGCCATTCTTCGCAGTATACCTGATAAAGCGGGAGGTGTAGCCGCAATAGCACCAGTTTCTATATCTCTGTTGGCTCTACCTTTCGTTAAAGGTATGTATGTGCGTAGTTCAAGTCTTCGCCCGATTCACCAAGGAATCTTTTGGTTGCTTTTGGCGGATCGCTTACTACTAGGTTGGATCGGATGTCAACCTGTGGAGGCACCATTTGTTACTATTGGACAAATTCCTTCCGTGGTTTTCTTCTTGTTCTTTGCCATAACGCCCATTCCGGGACGAGTTGGAAGAGGAATTCCCAATTCTTACACGGATTTGACTGATCGCACCTGA